In a genomic window of uncultured Sphaerochaeta sp.:
- a CDS encoding V-type ATP synthase subunit F, whose translation MKYFVIGDEDTVLGFSLVGVFGMQATNAEQAKRAWDKALEDPDNGIIIITDTVASLIRGTVDRYLFSESFPLVVEIPSPNSKEGRTDLRTLVNQAIGVSL comes from the coding sequence ATGAAATACTTTGTCATCGGTGACGAGGATACCGTTCTGGGGTTCTCCCTGGTTGGTGTTTTCGGCATGCAGGCGACAAATGCCGAACAGGCAAAACGAGCATGGGACAAGGCTTTGGAGGATCCTGACAACGGGATCATCATCATTACGGATACAGTGGCTTCCCTGATTCGGGGTACGGTCGACCGATATCTGTTCTCCGAGTCCTTTCCCCTTGTCGTTGAAATACCCTCCCCGAACTCAAAGGAGGGGCGTACCGATTTGCGTACCCTGGTCAACCAGGCCATCGGGGTATCGTTGTAG
- a CDS encoding V-type ATP synthase subunit D produces MNTTLAPTRSNLLKLTEDLKFAQLGHELLDQKQSILVVELLTLVDQAVDYEGRVVKALDEAQQSLSDAIMQMGRLKVGNLAGAVNIEYSITLGSRRVMGVSVPKVETSFTDNSPYFSGEDTSILSELSIERYRTTLQLMGRLAELKVSIMRLAKEVKKTIRKVNALEKIVIPENKETIAWMRGRIEEQERENFILLKVVKDRMEQAKAQVQALTSSVGDDTVSSGGLHGSSV; encoded by the coding sequence GTGAATACCACCCTTGCTCCTACCAGGAGCAATCTGCTGAAGCTGACGGAAGACCTCAAGTTTGCACAGCTCGGACATGAGCTGCTCGACCAGAAGCAATCGATTCTGGTCGTGGAGCTTCTGACCCTTGTCGACCAAGCTGTCGATTATGAGGGGAGGGTGGTGAAAGCCCTGGATGAGGCACAGCAATCACTCAGCGACGCCATCATGCAGATGGGAAGGCTCAAGGTTGGAAATCTGGCAGGGGCTGTGAATATTGAGTATTCGATTACGCTTGGTTCACGACGAGTCATGGGAGTCTCCGTGCCGAAGGTGGAGACATCTTTCACGGACAACAGCCCCTACTTCAGTGGTGAGGATACCTCAATACTTTCCGAGCTCTCCATAGAGCGCTACCGCACTACCTTGCAACTGATGGGAAGGCTTGCTGAGCTGAAGGTCTCCATCATGCGTCTTGCGAAAGAGGTCAAGAAGACCATCCGCAAGGTGAATGCACTGGAAAAGATTGTCATTCCGGAGAATAAGGAGACCATTGCCTGGATGCGTGGTCGCATCGAGGAGCAGGAGCGTGAGAATTTCATTCTTCTCAAGGTGGTGAAAGACCGCATGGAGCAGGCCAAGGCTCAGGTGCAGGCTTTGACCTCTTCCGTCGGAGATGATACAGTATCAAGTGGAGGCTTGCATGGGAGTTCCGTTTAG
- a CDS encoding universal stress protein: MGVPFRQIVVYLDGSESSMTAIMYGIKLAKEHDATLTAVYVVNTRALSELVKAGIFVAIERDEYQRDLQQDADRYLRHASRLATQKEVEIETIKLEGTVHVVMKELLKSRKADLLVLGGITDIRSRREELASETDRMMRTSPCPVLVVRDDDDIWLEFEA, encoded by the coding sequence ATGGGAGTTCCGTTTAGGCAGATAGTCGTATATCTGGATGGTTCGGAGAGTTCAATGACTGCCATCATGTATGGCATCAAGCTGGCCAAGGAACATGATGCCACATTGACGGCAGTCTATGTGGTGAACACCAGAGCCTTGAGTGAATTGGTGAAAGCGGGTATTTTTGTTGCCATTGAGCGTGATGAGTATCAGAGGGACTTGCAGCAGGATGCCGATAGGTATTTGCGGCATGCTTCCCGATTGGCCACACAGAAGGAAGTGGAAATTGAGACTATCAAGCTTGAGGGCACGGTTCACGTAGTGATGAAAGAGTTGCTGAAAAGTCGGAAGGCGGACTTGCTGGTTCTCGGTGGTATCACCGACATCCGCAGTCGTCGAGAGGAACTCGCCAGCGAGACTGACAGGATGATGCGTACATCCCCATGCCCGGTGTTGGTGGTGAGGGATGATGACGATATCTGGCTCGAGTTTGAAGCGTAA
- a CDS encoding MBL fold metallo-hydrolase, with protein sequence MHITFFGAAQQVTGSCTLVECNGKYLLVDCGLPQGNDEKEAGIELPFDAAAIDYVFLTHAHIDHTGRIPYLVRNGFKGKIFATSATAELCEIMLADSGHIQEMEAEWKSRKAKRAGKKGVEPLYTVEDAQKSMRFFESCVYEEICEIDEGIKVRFIDAGHLLGSSSIELWLKEGKERRKLVFSGDIGNFDQPLIKDPDYIDEADFVIMESTYGNRTHKKPEQAVGNSIPTAVRAAELAEIIERTFKRGGNVVIPSFAVGRTQEILYLLRVIIEKKLCPTITDIPVFVDSPLSVKATHVFAGNLFGYMDEETMELVNKGINPILFPSLVTITDVEDSKALNRRRESCVIISSSGMCEAGRIKHHLKHNLWRSESTVLFSGYQAGGTLGRSILDGARHVTIFGEQIDVRCEVCELHGISGHADQEGLVKWLKSFKKEIRHVFVVHGDKEVAPWFASFISRTMGLKAYAPKVMERFDLLKEQALPLAHDMKDTVLPYIRELEEALESLKSQEDTLRAVVQRMETAGKEPHLEEKKAVRLTNAIYRLASDLEYLKTKWGSDAD encoded by the coding sequence ATGCACATAACATTCTTTGGAGCGGCTCAACAGGTGACAGGCAGTTGTACTTTGGTGGAATGCAACGGCAAGTACCTGCTGGTCGATTGTGGTCTTCCCCAGGGCAATGATGAGAAGGAGGCTGGTATTGAGCTGCCTTTCGATGCAGCAGCCATTGACTATGTATTTCTCACCCATGCCCACATCGACCATACGGGAAGGATACCCTATCTGGTTCGCAATGGGTTCAAGGGCAAGATATTTGCTACCTCTGCAACGGCTGAACTGTGTGAGATCATGCTTGCCGACAGCGGGCATATCCAGGAGATGGAGGCTGAGTGGAAAAGCCGTAAGGCAAAGCGGGCAGGCAAGAAGGGTGTTGAACCGCTGTATACGGTGGAAGATGCCCAGAAATCGATGCGATTCTTCGAAAGCTGTGTGTATGAGGAGATTTGTGAGATTGATGAGGGAATCAAGGTGCGGTTCATTGATGCAGGGCACCTCTTGGGCTCCTCTTCCATCGAACTTTGGCTGAAGGAAGGCAAGGAACGTCGCAAGCTGGTCTTCTCCGGTGACATCGGTAATTTTGACCAGCCTTTGATCAAGGATCCTGACTATATCGATGAGGCTGATTTCGTGATTATGGAGTCTACCTACGGAAATCGTACCCACAAAAAACCTGAGCAGGCAGTGGGAAATTCGATTCCGACCGCTGTCAGGGCTGCAGAGCTGGCCGAGATCATCGAGCGCACCTTCAAACGGGGCGGCAATGTGGTCATTCCCTCATTCGCTGTGGGAAGGACCCAGGAGATTCTCTACCTGCTCAGGGTGATCATCGAAAAGAAACTCTGCCCCACAATAACCGATATCCCCGTGTTCGTGGACAGTCCTCTGTCGGTGAAAGCTACCCATGTCTTTGCAGGCAATCTCTTCGGATATATGGATGAGGAGACCATGGAGCTGGTGAACAAGGGGATCAACCCGATTCTGTTTCCTTCATTGGTAACCATCACCGATGTTGAGGATTCGAAAGCGCTCAACCGGAGGCGGGAGAGCTGCGTGATCATCAGCAGCAGCGGCATGTGTGAGGCAGGAAGAATCAAGCACCACCTCAAGCACAATCTCTGGCGAAGTGAAAGCACTGTCCTTTTCAGCGGATACCAGGCGGGTGGCACGCTGGGCCGCTCAATCCTTGATGGGGCCAGGCATGTCACCATCTTCGGTGAACAGATTGATGTACGCTGTGAGGTATGCGAACTGCATGGGATCAGCGGACATGCAGACCAAGAAGGGTTGGTCAAGTGGCTGAAATCCTTCAAGAAGGAGATCAGACATGTGTTTGTCGTCCATGGAGATAAGGAGGTAGCACCTTGGTTTGCCTCGTTCATCTCCCGCACCATGGGTCTCAAGGCTTATGCCCCGAAGGTGATGGAGCGCTTCGACCTGCTGAAAGAGCAAGCCTTGCCGCTTGCCCATGATATGAAGGATACGGTTCTTCCGTACATCAGGGAGCTTGAGGAGGCCCTCGAAAGCCTGAAGAGTCAGGAGGATACGCTCAGGGCGGTCGTGCAGCGGATGGAAACGGCAGGGAAGGAGCCTCACTTGGAGGAAAAGAAGGCAGTGCGCCTTACGAATGCCATCTATCGTTTGGCAAGTGACCTTGAGTATCTGAAGACCAAATGGGGTTCCGACGCAGACTAG
- a CDS encoding V-type ATP synthase subunit A: MKERIIGHVKRVNGPILIVKDISDAMMMEMVRIGEQQLVGEVVKLYDGLATVQVYEDATGICPGDNVYGSGMSLSVELAPGLIGTIYDGIQRPLEELGAASGAFISRGLTFDAVNHTKRWAFHATVEEGSAVHAGMVIGTVQETSRIEHRIIISPHISSGVLASIAKDGEYTIEDVIAQVVLPDGRQEPVTMLQKWPIRISRPVDQRLALKQPLVTGLRVIDTLFPLAKGGTVAIPGGFGTGKTMTQHSIAQWCDADIIVYIGCGERGNEMTDVLREFPLLVDPRTGQSLMERTILIANTSNMPVSAREASIYTGITMAEYYRDQGYHVAIMADSTSRWAEALRELSGRMEEMPAEEGFPAYLPTRIAQFYERAGYMRTQSGYDGSVSIIGAVSPPGGDFSEPVTQHTKRFVRCFWGLDRQLASSRHYPAISWLDSYSEYLTDVKMWWNDHSEGSWYASRTQIMDLLQKEVRLQQIVKLVGPDALPDTQNFILEVCSLFKTAFLQQNAFDEVDRYCSVEKQVKMLSVILAYYQKGNEAIAKGVPMVKIRRLKAVQEMARMRLSVSNDDLGAIDKIQMRLERAIDQIGGIYEN; encoded by the coding sequence ATGAAAGAGAGAATAATCGGACACGTCAAACGCGTGAATGGGCCGATACTCATTGTCAAGGACATCTCCGATGCGATGATGATGGAGATGGTCCGCATCGGTGAACAGCAGCTGGTAGGTGAGGTGGTGAAACTCTATGATGGGTTGGCTACCGTACAGGTTTATGAGGATGCCACCGGTATCTGTCCTGGAGACAATGTCTATGGTAGTGGGATGAGCTTGAGTGTAGAGCTTGCCCCGGGGCTCATCGGAACCATCTATGACGGAATCCAGCGGCCCTTGGAGGAACTTGGCGCTGCAAGCGGCGCCTTCATCTCCCGCGGTCTAACCTTCGATGCGGTCAACCACACCAAGCGTTGGGCTTTCCATGCAACGGTGGAGGAGGGCTCTGCCGTCCATGCAGGGATGGTCATCGGTACTGTCCAGGAGACAAGCCGGATCGAACACCGTATCATCATCAGTCCGCACATCAGCAGTGGTGTCCTTGCATCGATTGCAAAGGATGGGGAATATACCATCGAGGATGTCATTGCACAGGTGGTGCTTCCCGACGGGAGACAGGAGCCGGTGACCATGCTCCAGAAGTGGCCGATCCGGATTTCGAGACCTGTAGACCAACGTCTTGCCCTCAAGCAACCGTTGGTTACCGGACTGAGGGTCATCGACACCCTCTTCCCGCTTGCCAAAGGCGGGACGGTGGCAATTCCCGGAGGCTTCGGGACCGGCAAGACCATGACCCAGCACTCCATCGCCCAGTGGTGCGATGCAGACATCATCGTCTACATCGGCTGCGGGGAACGGGGCAACGAGATGACCGATGTACTGAGGGAGTTTCCCCTGCTCGTCGATCCGAGGACCGGCCAATCGCTCATGGAGCGTACCATCCTCATTGCCAATACATCGAATATGCCGGTAAGTGCTCGTGAGGCTTCCATTTATACAGGTATCACGATGGCTGAGTACTATCGTGACCAGGGCTATCATGTGGCCATCATGGCAGACTCGACCAGCCGATGGGCTGAAGCGCTCCGCGAGCTCAGCGGCCGTATGGAAGAGATGCCTGCAGAGGAGGGCTTCCCGGCTTATCTTCCCACCCGAATCGCCCAGTTCTATGAACGCGCGGGTTATATGCGTACCCAGAGTGGATACGATGGCTCTGTTTCGATCATCGGGGCCGTCAGCCCTCCAGGCGGCGACTTCTCAGAACCGGTCACCCAGCACACCAAACGTTTTGTGCGTTGTTTCTGGGGTCTTGACCGCCAACTTGCCAGCAGCCGTCACTATCCTGCCATCAGTTGGCTGGACTCCTACAGCGAATATCTTACCGATGTGAAGATGTGGTGGAATGACCACAGTGAAGGCTCGTGGTATGCAAGCCGAACCCAGATCATGGACTTGCTGCAAAAGGAAGTCAGGCTCCAGCAGATCGTGAAGCTCGTTGGACCGGATGCACTGCCGGATACCCAGAACTTCATTCTCGAAGTCTGTTCGCTCTTCAAGACAGCCTTCCTTCAGCAGAATGCCTTCGACGAGGTTGATAGATACTGTTCTGTAGAGAAGCAGGTGAAGATGCTTTCTGTCATCCTTGCGTACTACCAGAAGGGAAATGAAGCCATTGCAAAAGGCGTCCCCATGGTGAAAATCAGAAGGCTGAAAGCAGTGCAGGAGATGGCCAGAATGCGGCTTTCGGTCAGCAATGATGACTTGGGAGCAATCGATAAGATCCAGATGCGCCTGGAAAGGGCGATCGACCAGATTGGAGGAATCTATGAGAACTAA
- a CDS encoding PTS sugar transporter subunit IIA, with translation MNVLDVLDRNLVKVPLMHTDKRGVITELVETVAKSKGYSTQQFEQILDAVLDRESLGSTGIGNGIAIPHAKTDVVSHVTMVVGISRFPVDFDSPDNQKSRIFFLVLAPQKEASAHVELLASIARSCTSQVFRRMLEQSRDSEEVVRLFME, from the coding sequence ATGAATGTACTGGATGTATTGGACAGAAACCTGGTCAAGGTGCCACTGATGCATACTGACAAGCGAGGGGTGATAACCGAACTTGTCGAGACTGTGGCAAAATCCAAGGGGTATTCAACACAACAGTTTGAACAGATTCTGGATGCGGTTCTCGATCGTGAGAGCCTCGGTTCGACAGGGATTGGAAATGGCATTGCCATTCCCCACGCCAAGACCGATGTGGTGAGCCATGTCACCATGGTGGTGGGTATCAGTCGCTTCCCTGTGGATTTCGACTCTCCGGACAACCAGAAGAGCAGGATTTTCTTTTTGGTGCTTGCTCCGCAAAAGGAGGCTTCCGCTCACGTGGAATTGCTTGCTTCCATTGCGCGCAGTTGTACAAGCCAAGTGTTTCGGAGAATGCTTGAGCAGAGCAGGGACAGCGAGGAAGTTGTTCGCCTGTTCATGGAATAG
- a CDS encoding ATP synthase subunit C, which produces MTNIAFRKKVSMTFVATALMLLASAFIFAPGAFAATTEAAQRSDYNLALVCFSAAIAFAVGALAAGMAIGKVGSAAMGAISERPEIASQALIFIALAEGLVVFGFITSLMILGKV; this is translated from the coding sequence ATGACCAACATCGCATTCAGAAAAAAAGTATCGATGACCTTTGTTGCAACGGCGCTTATGTTGCTTGCCTCTGCGTTCATCTTCGCCCCCGGTGCCTTTGCAGCAACGACGGAAGCTGCCCAAAGGAGTGACTACAACCTTGCATTGGTCTGCTTCAGCGCAGCCATCGCGTTTGCCGTAGGTGCTCTTGCTGCAGGCATGGCTATCGGCAAGGTGGGAAGTGCTGCGATGGGAGCCATCAGCGAGCGTCCCGAGATTGCCAGCCAGGCTTTGATTTTCATCGCTCTTGCTGAAGGCCTTGTGGTCTTCGGATTCATCACCAGCCTGATGATTCTCGGCAAGGTCTGA
- a CDS encoding V-type ATP synthase subunit E family protein, with product METTDSRLLSGILEEADMKAKQILEDAEVTASRLLEEARLRAEKDIEVERRATEDKLKQIRFRLQANMASAKRKASLRQIDESYQQVMNRVLSSLDAKTVGNYLGTWIAEAAIGLDLKQAKVSFSPQCPVTEAHLEQAGMLVKRVTGSDITLTLEKKAIRSIGVIVSSMDDTISFNNQVEIRLRRFDRVVRSMIQEHT from the coding sequence ATGGAAACAACTGACAGCCGACTCTTGAGCGGTATTCTCGAAGAAGCGGATATGAAGGCCAAGCAAATCCTTGAGGATGCTGAGGTAACGGCGAGTCGTCTTCTTGAAGAGGCTCGTCTTCGCGCAGAGAAGGACATCGAGGTGGAAAGGCGTGCAACCGAAGATAAGCTGAAGCAGATTCGGTTTCGGTTGCAGGCAAACATGGCAAGTGCAAAGCGTAAAGCCAGCCTTCGCCAGATCGATGAGAGTTATCAGCAAGTCATGAATCGAGTGCTCTCTTCGTTGGATGCCAAAACGGTGGGCAACTATCTGGGCACCTGGATTGCGGAAGCTGCCATCGGCCTGGACCTCAAGCAAGCAAAAGTATCCTTCAGTCCCCAATGTCCTGTCACAGAAGCACATCTGGAGCAAGCCGGCATGCTGGTCAAACGCGTAACCGGAAGTGACATCACACTTACGCTGGAAAAGAAAGCAATCCGTAGCATTGGGGTGATTGTGTCCTCCATGGATGACACCATCTCCTTCAATAATCAGGTCGAAATACGCTTGAGACGATTCGACCGCGTAGTTAGGTCAATGATTCAGGAACATACATGA
- a CDS encoding GNAT family N-acetyltransferase gives MQNIRKALPQDLPYLYTIALKTAFAGLDGTEYYHDPYCVGHYYAAPYLFFNPELCFIALDENNTPSGYIVGTSDTRSFNTWMHATWLPVLHQQYKQVSYFSSEAEQKMIRTLLKGPGEGIWQNMGFPAHLHIDILPHLQGKGLGKSLMETFCSAVKETGAQGIHLGVDGRNTRAYGFYERMGFSILEEQSWGAIFGKTL, from the coding sequence ATGCAGAATATCCGAAAAGCCTTACCTCAGGATCTCCCCTATCTCTACACGATTGCCCTCAAGACAGCCTTTGCAGGCTTGGACGGAACCGAATACTATCACGACCCGTACTGTGTCGGGCACTATTATGCAGCACCCTATCTCTTCTTCAATCCCGAGTTGTGTTTCATCGCACTCGATGAGAACAACACCCCTTCAGGATATATTGTCGGAACCAGTGACACCCGCTCCTTCAATACGTGGATGCATGCCACCTGGCTGCCGGTTTTGCACCAACAGTATAAGCAAGTATCATACTTCTCCAGTGAAGCTGAACAAAAGATGATCAGGACACTGCTCAAAGGCCCCGGAGAAGGTATTTGGCAAAATATGGGATTCCCCGCTCATCTTCATATCGACATTCTCCCGCACCTGCAAGGCAAAGGGCTTGGGAAGAGCCTCATGGAAACTTTCTGCTCTGCAGTAAAGGAAACGGGTGCCCAGGGCATCCACCTTGGAGTGGATGGCCGGAACACCCGTGCCTATGGATTCTATGAACGCATGGGATTCTCCATTCTTGAGGAGCAAAGTTGGGGCGCCATCTTCGGAAAAACCCTCTAG
- a CDS encoding lactate utilization protein encodes MDANKQAIRELQVARTIKALAKNNIDARFVPKAAEVVGQVAQLMHKGETVAVGGSVTLAETGVLDLLRNGDYVFYDRYEKGLTKQQIDEVFQKSFSVDTYLASANALTEHGEVYCVDGKSNRVAALLYGPKQVILIVSWDKIVPDLVSAILRVKQIAAPANATRLHTGAFCTESGKCIHPVCDEHHLMALSAGACEHTICSNYVVFSHQQIEGRMKVLIVGESLGY; translated from the coding sequence ATGGACGCAAACAAACAGGCAATTCGTGAACTTCAGGTGGCCAGGACAATCAAGGCCTTGGCAAAGAACAACATAGATGCACGGTTTGTTCCCAAGGCAGCGGAGGTTGTGGGTCAAGTGGCTCAGCTCATGCACAAAGGAGAGACTGTTGCTGTCGGAGGTTCGGTAACCTTGGCTGAAACCGGTGTTCTGGACTTGCTCAGAAACGGTGACTACGTGTTCTATGACCGATATGAGAAAGGTTTGACCAAGCAGCAGATCGATGAGGTGTTCCAGAAAAGCTTTTCGGTTGACACCTATCTGGCCAGTGCAAATGCCCTGACCGAGCACGGCGAAGTCTATTGTGTGGATGGCAAATCCAACCGCGTTGCCGCCCTGCTTTACGGCCCCAAACAGGTCATCCTGATCGTTTCCTGGGATAAGATTGTCCCGGATCTGGTCAGTGCCATCTTGCGCGTCAAGCAAATTGCAGCCCCGGCAAATGCAACGAGGCTTCATACCGGTGCTTTCTGTACCGAAAGCGGAAAGTGCATCCACCCTGTCTGCGATGAGCATCACCTGATGGCTCTCAGCGCCGGGGCTTGCGAGCATACCATATGCTCAAACTACGTGGTGTTTTCCCACCAGCAGATTGAAGGAAGAATGAAGGTTCTCATTGTCGGTGAGAGCTTAGGATACTAA
- a CDS encoding iron-containing alcohol dehydrogenase — protein sequence MVADFTYYTPTKVVFGKNAEAETGSLVKMQGCKKVLVHYGSESARKSGLLGKITTSLRNEGIDFVELGGVVPNPRLSKVHEGIELCRKEGVDFILAVGGGSVIDSAKGIGYGLYHGGEVWDFYSQKRPIEGCFPIGCVLTLAAAGSEMSNSSVITNEDGNLKRGANNDASRLKFAIMNPELTYTLPAYQTMCGAVDIMMHTMERYFINEPSMHLTDELAEGLLRTVVHYAKVLKKNPMDYDGRANLMWASSLSHNGLTGAGNAGRGDWAPHQLEHEMGGMFDVAHGAGLSAIWDSWARFVFDQNPERFARLGEKVFSLSRTADVESDALKAIEAFHDYFVSIDAPTNFKELGINPTEAEIEEMSEKCTFFGKRTLGNIKVLGKEEIKTIYTNAARA from the coding sequence ATGGTCGCTGATTTTACGTATTACACCCCCACCAAAGTTGTTTTCGGAAAGAATGCCGAAGCAGAGACAGGATCTCTGGTGAAGATGCAGGGATGCAAGAAGGTTTTGGTCCACTATGGATCGGAAAGTGCCAGGAAATCCGGGTTGCTGGGCAAGATCACTACGTCCCTGCGCAATGAGGGGATCGATTTTGTGGAACTGGGCGGCGTTGTGCCGAACCCCCGTCTGAGCAAAGTCCATGAGGGTATTGAACTGTGTCGCAAAGAAGGTGTCGACTTCATTCTCGCAGTTGGCGGAGGCTCTGTCATTGACTCTGCAAAGGGTATCGGCTACGGCCTGTACCATGGCGGCGAAGTGTGGGATTTCTACAGCCAGAAGCGTCCGATCGAAGGGTGCTTCCCTATAGGCTGTGTCCTTACCCTGGCTGCTGCCGGCAGTGAGATGAGCAATTCCTCAGTCATCACCAATGAGGATGGGAACCTCAAGCGCGGGGCGAACAACGATGCTTCCCGACTGAAGTTCGCCATCATGAACCCTGAGTTGACCTACACCCTCCCCGCCTATCAGACGATGTGCGGTGCAGTTGACATCATGATGCATACCATGGAGCGGTACTTCATCAACGAACCCTCCATGCATCTCACCGATGAGCTTGCCGAGGGTTTGCTGCGCACCGTTGTCCACTATGCGAAGGTGCTCAAGAAGAATCCGATGGACTACGATGGGCGAGCCAACCTCATGTGGGCAAGCAGCCTTTCGCACAACGGACTCACGGGAGCCGGCAACGCAGGTCGTGGAGATTGGGCTCCCCATCAGCTGGAGCACGAGATGGGAGGCATGTTTGATGTAGCCCACGGGGCTGGTCTCTCTGCCATCTGGGATAGCTGGGCGCGCTTTGTCTTTGACCAGAACCCTGAACGGTTCGCCAGGCTGGGAGAGAAGGTCTTCTCACTCTCTCGGACAGCTGATGTCGAGAGTGATGCACTGAAGGCCATCGAAGCCTTCCACGACTACTTCGTAAGCATTGACGCTCCGACCAACTTCAAGGAGTTGGGGATCAATCCCACCGAGGCTGAAATCGAGGAAATGAGCGAGAAATGCACATTCTTCGGGAAAAGGACGTTGGGAAACATCAAGGTGCTCGGCAAGGAAGAGATCAAGACCATCTACACCAACGCTGCCCGAGCCTAG
- a CDS encoding V-type ATP synthase subunit B, whose translation MRTKAETLLSQTDRRLLSGREYRGVSRIDGPLVYMRNTHAVGYGELVEVVAPDGSHRSGQVLDTSDEVVVVQVFEGTDNLTLPQTGMRFMGEPLTLPVSEQMLGRVMNGLGKSRDGSGTVHGFAERDVNGEPINPTAREYPRDFIQTGISVIDGMTTLIQGQKLPIFSGNGLDHNRLAAQIARQAKVRGNAGDFCIVFAAMGVKYDVARFFIDSFEQTGVLDNVALFLSLADDPSIERTITPKTALTLAEHLAFDKGKQVLVIMTDMTNYCESLREIGTMRGEIPSRKGYPGYLYSNLAEIYERSGKISGRSGSITQLPILSMPNDDISHPVPDLTGYITEGQIVFERSMQARGIYPPINCLPSLSRLMKDGIGEGMTRSDHPHLSNQLFASYSHVKDVQNLASVIGEEELTSLDQQYLEFGNFFEKQFVNQGFDEDRSIEQTLDLGWEALSKLPSEELQRLTDEEIAEHYGR comes from the coding sequence ATGAGAACTAAGGCTGAGACACTCCTCTCGCAAACCGATCGTCGACTGCTTTCAGGTAGGGAGTATCGTGGGGTTTCCCGCATTGACGGTCCTTTGGTATACATGCGCAACACCCATGCCGTCGGATATGGCGAGCTGGTGGAAGTGGTGGCTCCCGATGGTTCGCATCGAAGCGGACAGGTACTTGATACCAGCGACGAGGTCGTGGTGGTGCAGGTCTTTGAGGGAACGGACAATCTGACCCTTCCCCAGACCGGTATGCGTTTCATGGGCGAACCCCTTACCCTTCCCGTTTCCGAACAGATGCTCGGACGGGTCATGAATGGGTTGGGAAAGAGCCGCGATGGATCGGGCACGGTCCACGGGTTTGCAGAACGGGATGTGAATGGTGAGCCGATCAATCCGACTGCACGCGAGTATCCACGCGATTTCATCCAGACCGGGATTTCGGTCATCGACGGGATGACGACACTCATCCAAGGCCAGAAACTTCCCATTTTCAGTGGAAATGGTCTGGACCACAATCGACTTGCGGCACAGATAGCACGTCAGGCGAAGGTGCGTGGCAATGCAGGGGATTTTTGCATTGTGTTTGCTGCAATGGGTGTCAAATACGACGTTGCACGGTTCTTCATCGATAGTTTTGAGCAAACAGGGGTGTTGGACAATGTTGCCCTCTTCCTGTCCCTTGCAGATGATCCTTCCATCGAGCGTACCATCACTCCCAAGACGGCACTGACCCTTGCGGAGCACCTTGCCTTTGACAAGGGCAAGCAGGTGCTGGTCATCATGACCGACATGACCAACTACTGTGAGTCACTTCGTGAGATTGGCACAATGCGAGGGGAGATCCCCTCAAGAAAGGGGTATCCTGGGTACTTGTATTCAAACCTTGCTGAGATTTATGAACGTTCGGGCAAGATAAGCGGACGCAGTGGCTCCATCACCCAATTGCCGATCCTGTCCATGCCCAATGATGATATCAGTCATCCGGTCCCTGACCTTACCGGCTACATCACCGAGGGACAGATAGTCTTCGAGCGCAGTATGCAGGCACGAGGGATCTATCCCCCGATCAACTGTCTTCCCTCGCTCTCCCGACTCATGAAGGACGGTATCGGGGAAGGAATGACCCGCTCCGACCATCCCCATCTGTCAAACCAGCTCTTTGCTTCCTACAGCCATGTCAAGGATGTGCAGAATCTTGCTTCGGTAATCGGCGAAGAGGAACTGACTTCGCTTGACCAGCAGTATCTTGAGTTCGGAAATTTCTTCGAGAAGCAGTTTGTGAACCAGGGATTTGACGAAGACAGAAGCATTGAGCAAACCCTTGACCTCGGGTGGGAAGCACTGAGCAAGTTGCCCAGTGAGGAATTGCAGCGGTTGACTGATGAGGAAATCGCAGAGCATTACGGAAGATAG